In the genome of Caldalkalibacillus uzonensis, the window CGAAACATAGAGTCAACTCCTTTTATGGGGAACTCCTTTGCTGTGACCGGTATTAGTTTAACCGATGCAGCTGGCAATCAGCTGATGCAACTCCGGCCACGCTTTTTTCAAGTTAACCGGTTTTAACTGGGGGGTTGTCCAACAATGGGCAGTCGTCCCTGTTACTAGCAATTCCTCTCCTCGATACACCTCGTAAGCAAATGTCAGTTTAACTCCCGTATAGTCACTTACAGTAGTGATGATATGAATCTCATCATCATAGAGAGCAGGTTTTTTATATTGACAAGTGACTTCTATGACTGGCAACAACAACCCCTGTTCTTCCACCCTCCGGTAGTCTGTGCCTAATTGACGTAACAATTCGGTTCGTCCGATTTCAAACCATTTGATGTAATTGGCATGATGAACAACACCCATCTGGTCAGTTTCTTGGTACCTGACACGTAAGCAGGCTTTTGAGCGTTTACCCATCATTGACGCCCCTTTATAAAATCTTGGCATGTCCAGTGTAAATATGTCCCCGGACAGCGTCAACCGTGATTTCCATGCCGTCTTTAAAATGTTTTGTTGCCTCTTCCACTCCAACGATGACAGGGATGCCCAGACTGAGTCCCACCACCGCAGCATGGGAGGTGAGTCCACCTTCTTCTGTGACGACGGCGGCCGCTTTCTCAAAAGCAGAGATCATATCCTTATCTGTGGCTGTGGTAACCAGGATGGCACCCTCTTCCATTTTTTGAACGGCTTCCTCTCCGTTTTGGGCCACAATCACTTGGGCTGTAACCACTTTTTTGCCAATACCTTGACCCTTGGCCACAACATCCCCAACCACATGGATCTTCATCAGGTTGGTTGTGCCGGTTTCACGTACAGGAACGCCAGCCGTAATCACCACCAGATCGCCATAATGAATGAGCCCCGCTTTTAAGGCAGCAGCAACAGAGGTCTCCAGCATTTCATCTGTTGTGTGAGCTTCACGGGCCAAAATGGGGTACACCCCCCAGGACAAGGCTAATTTGCGCACCACCTGTTCATGGGGTGTGACGGCGATAATGGGGGCTTTGGGACGGTATTTAGAAATCAGCCGGGCCGTATAGCCACTTTCCGTTGCAGTTAGGATGGCAGAAGCATTCAGGTCCAAAGCCGCATTGGAAACAGCCTGACTGATGGCACCAGCGATGGTTTTTTGCTGGTCAGTGCGGCGGTGATACAGCCATTCCCGGTACTCAATGGCTTCTTCTGTTCGTTTTGCAATGCGGGCCATTGTTTTGACAGACTCCACCGGATATTTCCCTGCTGCTGTTTCCCCGGAAAGCATGATGGCATCGGTTCCGTCAAAAATAGCATTGGCTACATCGGTCACCTCAGCCCGTGTGGGACGAGGATTGCGCTGCATGGAATCGAGCATCTGTGTGGCTGTTATCACCACTTTGCCCATTTGGTTACATTTGGAGATCATCATTTTTTGAATCAGCGGGACCTCTTCAGCAGGTACTTCCACCCCCAAATCACCACGGGCCACCATAATTCCGTCAGCCACCTCTAATATTTCATCCAAATTGTCAATACCTTCCTGATTTTCAATCTTAGCAATGATCTGCACGTCACTGTGTCCGGTAGCCTCCAAAATCTCCCTTATCTCCAGCACATCGCTGGCTTTACGAACGAAAGATGCGGCAATAAAGTCAACCCCTTGTTCCAGTCCGAAACGAATATCATTGGCATCTTTCTCTGTAATACCGGGAAGGTTGATCGAGACTCCCGGCACATTAACTCCTTTGCGGCTTTTTAATTCGCCCCCATTTAAAATGCGGGTTATAATCTCGTGCCCTTCTATCCTTTCCACTTCCACTTCGATCAGGCCGTCATCAATCAAAATTTTACTGCCCGGATGCACATCGTGGGGAAGACCGGCATAGGTGACTGAGATTTTTTGGGCATCTCCTGCAATGTCCTCTGTCGTCAGAACCAAGGTTTCTCCTTCTCTTAATTCGACCGGCTCTTCCTTCAACACGCCAGTGCGGATTTCCGGTCCTTTGGTATCCAGCAGAATAGCCACCGTTTTTCCTGTTTCCTGCATGGCTTGGCGCACATTCTTGATGCGTTGGCCGTGTTCTTCAAAGTTCCCGTGTGAAAAATTAAGACGCACCACATCCAGGCCAGCATTCAAGAGTTGCTTCAGCGTGTCCACAGATTCACTGGCCGGGCCAATGGTAGCCACAATTTTGGTTTTTCTCATCCCCAACACTCCTCTATCTGATTTTTATCCGCTCCATGATTGCAGTACAGATCTATGTTTAGATGGACAATTCTTTGGCCAGTTGATACAAGGACAAGTCAACCGTATGCCTTTGATCCAGAGCCTCACTAATAGGGGTGGCAACCATTTGGTTATGACGAATGCCCACCATTTTACCTTTTTCCCCTTTAAGCAGACATTCCACGGCAAAAGCACCCAGCCGGCTGGCCAGCATACGGTCAAATGCAGTCGGAGATCCGCCACGCTGAATATGCCCCAGTACGGTAACCCGGCATTCCATGCCTGTTTTGACTTCGATTTCTTTGCCGATCTCCACCGCACTGCCTGCCCCTTCAGCCACAACAATAATACTGTGCTTCTTGCCCCGCTCTTGTCCCCGTTTCAAACGGTCGACCACTTCATCGATGGTAAACTCGGCTTCCGGTATCAGGATGGTTTCCGCCCCGTCAGCCAGTCCGGCCCACAAGGCAATATCTCCTGCGTTGCGCCCCATTACTTCGATTAAAAAAGTACGTTCGTGACTGGTGGCGGTATCCCGGATCTTGTCAATGGCTTCGATCACCGTATTTAGGGCGGTGTCAAAGCCGATGGTGAAATCCGTGCCAGGAATATCGTTGTCGATCGTTCCCGGCACACCAATCGCCGCAATGCCCTTCTGACTTAGCTTTTCTGCCCCGCGGAAAGATCCGTCACCACCAATAACAACCAGTCCTTCAACGCCATGCTGGCGCAGTACCTCTACAGCCTTGTATTGTCCTTCTTCCGTTTTAAACTCTTCACTGCGGGCCGTTCCCAAAATGGTGCCGCCGCGGTGAATAATATCGCCCACAGAGCCTAGATCCAATTTCTTGATGGTGCCGTTCATTAAGCCGTGATAACCTTGATAAATCCCGTATACCTCCACATTGTGATAAATCGCCTTACGCACAACAGCACGCACCGCAGCATTCATACCCGGAGAGTCTCCTCCGCTTGTCAGCACTCCGATTCGTTTCATCTCTTTCACCTTCCTCTTCCTTTTGCTGTTTCATATAGCTTTTTTTTGGTCAAGCATCCATATAAAAAGTGCTTCTGCGCAAAAACAGAAGCACACACAACTAGCTGTTGGAACCGGTTACAAAGCCATATTCCCCGATAGCTTTGTACTTTTCATAACGCTGCTCAACCAGTGCGGCTCCATCCAAGCTGTTCAGCTCTTCTAATCCTTTCAACAGAAACGCTTTAATTCTCTTGGCTTGCTCATGCATATTGTGATGAGCGCCTCCCCGCGGCTCAGGAATAATCTGATCGATAATCTTCAACTGGTATAAATCCTGGGCCGTAATTTTCATGGTTTCTGCAGCCCGCTTGGCCAGCCCGGCATCCTTCCATAACAGTGCCGCTGCCCCTTCGGGAGATATCACAGAGTAGATGGCATTCTCCAGCATGTAGATATGATTACCCACACCCAGGGCCAGTGCCCCGCCGCTGCCCCCTTCTCCTGTGACCACACAGATGATGGGCACTTCAAAGCGGGCCATTTCTCTTAAATTGCGGGCGATCGCTTCACTTTGCCCCCGCTCTTCAGCCGCTTTGCCCGGATAGGCTCCGGGAGTGTCAATAAAACAGATAATCGGCCGGGAAAATTTGTGCGCTTGCTCCATGGCCCGCAAAGCCTTCCGATAACCTTCAGGATGGGGCATGCCAAAATTGCGGGCGATGTTTTCTTTCGTATCTTTTCCCTTTTGATGGCCGACAATAGTCACCGGTTGACCGTCCAGCTT includes:
- the pfkA gene encoding 6-phosphofructokinase, coding for MKRIGVLTSGGDSPGMNAAVRAVVRKAIYHNVEVYGIYQGYHGLMNGTIKKLDLGSVGDIIHRGGTILGTARSEEFKTEEGQYKAVEVLRQHGVEGLVVIGGDGSFRGAEKLSQKGIAAIGVPGTIDNDIPGTDFTIGFDTALNTVIEAIDKIRDTATSHERTFLIEVMGRNAGDIALWAGLADGAETILIPEAEFTIDEVVDRLKRGQERGKKHSIIVVAEGAGSAVEIGKEIEVKTGMECRVTVLGHIQRGGSPTAFDRMLASRLGAFAVECLLKGEKGKMVGIRHNQMVATPISEALDQRHTVDLSLYQLAKELSI
- the accA gene encoding acetyl-CoA carboxylase carboxyl transferase subunit alpha, giving the protein MAGQLPFERPLTELRHKIDELKHFTKEKGIDFSEEINRLEEKARRLEEEIYSNLTPWQRVQIARHPDRPTTLDYINLIFDTFVEIHGDRLYGDDPAIVAGIAKLDGQPVTIVGHQKGKDTKENIARNFGMPHPEGYRKALRAMEQAHKFSRPIICFIDTPGAYPGKAAEERGQSEAIARNLREMARFEVPIICVVTGEGGSGGALALGVGNHIYMLENAIYSVISPEGAAALLWKDAGLAKRAAETMKITAQDLYQLKIIDQIIPEPRGGAHHNMHEQAKRIKAFLLKGLEELNSLDGAALVEQRYEKYKAIGEYGFVTGSNS
- the pyk gene encoding pyruvate kinase, which codes for MRKTKIVATIGPASESVDTLKQLLNAGLDVVRLNFSHGNFEEHGQRIKNVRQAMQETGKTVAILLDTKGPEIRTGVLKEEPVELREGETLVLTTEDIAGDAQKISVTYAGLPHDVHPGSKILIDDGLIEVEVERIEGHEIITRILNGGELKSRKGVNVPGVSINLPGITEKDANDIRFGLEQGVDFIAASFVRKASDVLEIREILEATGHSDVQIIAKIENQEGIDNLDEILEVADGIMVARGDLGVEVPAEEVPLIQKMMISKCNQMGKVVITATQMLDSMQRNPRPTRAEVTDVANAIFDGTDAIMLSGETAAGKYPVESVKTMARIAKRTEEAIEYREWLYHRRTDQQKTIAGAISQAVSNAALDLNASAILTATESGYTARLISKYRPKAPIIAVTPHEQVVRKLALSWGVYPILAREAHTTDEMLETSVAAALKAGLIHYGDLVVITAGVPVRETGTTNLMKIHVVGDVVAKGQGIGKKVVTAQVIVAQNGEEAVQKMEEGAILVTTATDKDMISAFEKAAAVVTEEGGLTSHAAVVGLSLGIPVIVGVEEATKHFKDGMEITVDAVRGHIYTGHAKIL
- a CDS encoding acyl-CoA thioesterase gives rise to the protein MGKRSKACLRVRYQETDQMGVVHHANYIKWFEIGRTELLRQLGTDYRRVEEQGLLLPVIEVTCQYKKPALYDDEIHIITTVSDYTGVKLTFAYEVYRGEELLVTGTTAHCWTTPQLKPVNLKKAWPELHQLIASCIG